A single region of the Oryzias latipes chromosome 19, ASM223467v1 genome encodes:
- the dcakd gene encoding dephospho-CoA kinase domain-containing protein, with the protein MFLVGLTGGIASGKSSVSSMLRELGCPIIDADVVARKVVEPHTRAYSRIVYHFGPEIVLENGEIDRQKLGQIIFASEEKRRLLNSITHPEIHKEMLKEILLYFLRGYRYVVLDVPLLFETRRLTKFLNHTVVVYCDPATQLQRLMQRDGLTQEQAEQRVAAQMPLNEKRGLANHVIENSGSREDTHRQVLRLHTKLEDSMDFLLVRAIAIAATAGLSGILLYAARILMS; encoded by the exons ATGTTCCTGGTGGGCCTTACGGGAGGCATCGCCTCGGGCAAAAGCTCCGTGTCTTCGATGCTGCGAGAGCTCGGCTGTCCCATCATCGATGCAGATGTTGTGGCCAGAAAAG TGGTTGAGCCGCACACTCGAGCTTATTCTCGCATCGTCTACCACTTTGGACCAGAGATTGTTCTGGAGAACGGGGAAATCGACAGGCAGAAACTGGGCCAGATCATCTTTGCCAGTGAGGAGAAAAGGAGGCTTCTGAACTCCATCACCCACCCAGAGATTCATAAGGAAATGCTGAAAGAGATCCTGCTATACTTCCTCAGAG GGTATCGCTATGTGGTCCTGGATGTTCCCCTCCTCTTTGAAACCAGGCGCCTCACTAAGTTTCTGAACCACACTGTCGTGGTTTACTG CGATCCTGCCACTCAGCTGCAGCGCCTCATGCAGAGGGACGGCCTGACCCAGGAGCAAGCGGAGCAGCGCGTGGCTGCACAGATGCCGCTCAACGAGAAGCGCGGCTTGGCCAACCACGTTATCGAGAACTCGGGCAGCCGGGAAGACACCCACCGGCAGGTCCTGCGGCTCCACACAAAGCTGGAAGACTCCATGGACTTCCTGTTAGTGAGGGCAATCGCCATCGCCGCCACGGCGGGTCTGAGCGGGATACTGCTTTACGCAGCCAGGATACTTATGTCTTAA